TGTTGCTTGCGTGTTGGTATAGGATCCCACGGCGTTGTTGAAAAACAAATTATATCTATCATCTTTTCTCAGTCCCTCAATAATCTTTGTTAAATTTTTTTACAAATCTTAAGATACAATATTTCTGGCAGCTCAGTCAACAAAAAATTCTAAAATCTCTTGACCAAGCTCAACAATTTGTAATACTATGGTCTTGATAAACTATTGTTGTGGAGGGAGAAACAAACATGAAAATAGTGGACCAAAAGGGAAGACTATTTGGTATCATTAACATTGTTGACCTCATTTTGATAGTGCTAATTGTAGCAATTGCATGGGTAGGGTTTGCTAAAATTTCATCCCATGCAAAATCATCCGACAATCCAGCAGAAAATGAGTTTGTGGAAATCAAGCCCGGTGAAGCGATCATCAATGTAAAAATTCCTCTTGCTGACCCTGTTATGGCTCAGTCTCTTCATAAAAATGATTTTCTGGTAACTGGCAACACAATGACAAAATCATACATCCAGGACATTCAAATAAAAGATGGATTATATGAAAGAACATCCTCAGAGGGAAAAATTATCGTTGCAACTCATCCATATAAGAAAGATGTTTATCTTACTATTTACGGATATGTAAATTTGCAAGGTGCAACTATAAAACTTGACAAACAAACAGTCAGAGTTGGAAAGACATTTTATGTAAAGACAAGAACAACAGAAC
The DNA window shown above is from Caldicellulosiruptor owensensis OL and carries:
- a CDS encoding DUF4330 domain-containing protein, with amino-acid sequence MKIVDQKGRLFGIINIVDLILIVLIVAIAWVGFAKISSHAKSSDNPAENEFVEIKPGEAIINVKIPLADPVMAQSLHKNDFLVTGNTMTKSYIQDIQIKDGLYERTSSEGKIIVATHPYKKDVYLTIYGYVNLQGATIKLDKQTVRVGKTFYVKTRTTELVGVVTGVKIVKE